Proteins from a genomic interval of Hornefia porci:
- a CDS encoding cob(I)yrinic acid a,c-diamide adenosyltransferase — MHAEHRRRDTWRRDARTTSQTRHTTRGGRSMNKGYFQIYTGNGKGKTTAALGLALRAAGAGLQVYLGQFMKSMEYHEIGILKERIPEIQVELFGMGCIVDRDAGIPDIRAARDGVKRALEILRSESCDLVILDEIFIALYFNLITREDLEDILEAKPSGTELVMTGRYAPEWLLEKADLVTEMKEIRHYYEAGVEARDGIER; from the coding sequence ATGCACGCAGAGCATCGCAGACGCGACACATGGCGCCGAGATGCGCGCACCACATCGCAGACACGACACACAACACGAGGAGGACGCAGCATGAACAAAGGATATTTTCAGATTTATACCGGCAACGGCAAGGGGAAAACCACAGCTGCCCTAGGCCTGGCCCTTCGGGCGGCCGGCGCAGGTCTTCAGGTTTATCTCGGGCAGTTTATGAAAAGCATGGAATACCACGAAATCGGCATTCTGAAGGAGCGTATTCCGGAAATTCAGGTCGAGTTGTTCGGCATGGGCTGCATCGTGGACCGTGACGCGGGAATTCCCGATATCCGGGCCGCCCGTGACGGCGTAAAGCGTGCGCTGGAGATACTGCGCTCCGAAAGCTGTGATCTGGTGATTCTGGATGAGATATTCATCGCGCTGTATTTCAATCTGATCACGCGAGAAGACCTGGAAGACATTCTGGAGGCAAAGCCCTCCGGCACCGAGCTGGTCATGACCGGACGCTACGCACCGGAATGGCTGCTGGAGAAGGCAGACCTGGTCACCGAAATGAAGGAGATCCGCCACTATTATGAAGCGGGCGTAGAAGCCCGGGACGGAATCGAGCGCTGA
- a CDS encoding acetyl-CoA hydrolase/transferase family protein — protein MSKDFGLFAPVNGIYDEYKSKLITAKEAASMVKSGMYLHFGLMNGIVVDIQEALAERTEELEDVTIIQTMWSYGEKPPVLKNDPHAEHFHCASTHLTKQERAANKDGNFWFLPVQFRENPKLHRECRPTYDIAFLQVAPMDASGNFNIGPQVAEYWGVFQNCDKIIVEVNENLIVTHGVGNYLNINQVDYIVEGSNTPMPTIGSKVPTDIDRRMAENIVEHLEDGATLQLGNGAFPNCVGSLIVDSNLKDLGCHTEMFVDAYLKLYEAGKLTNMKKGINQGKMTFTFAQGTEDLYKWMDNNPMMMSAPVDYVNNVDVIASNHKMTSINSCLQIDLFGQVNSESSGLQHIGGTGGQLDFVMGAFQSEGGKSFLCTPSTRTLKDGTVESLIMPTLPQGSIVSTPRSGVHYIVTEYGAVNLKGKTTYERAKLLISVAHPDFRAELEEEAQKMGIWPTSSKVMK, from the coding sequence CTCCATTTCGGCCTGATGAACGGAATTGTCGTGGACATTCAGGAAGCCCTGGCCGAAAGAACCGAGGAACTGGAAGACGTTACGATTATACAGACTATGTGGTCCTACGGGGAAAAACCTCCTGTATTGAAAAATGACCCCCATGCGGAGCACTTCCACTGCGCCAGCACTCACCTGACCAAGCAGGAGCGCGCAGCGAACAAAGACGGAAACTTCTGGTTCCTGCCGGTTCAGTTCAGAGAGAACCCGAAACTGCACAGAGAGTGCAGACCTACTTATGACATTGCATTCCTGCAGGTCGCGCCGATGGATGCTTCAGGAAACTTCAATATCGGACCGCAGGTTGCAGAATACTGGGGTGTTTTCCAGAACTGCGACAAGATCATCGTCGAAGTGAATGAGAATCTGATTGTGACGCACGGCGTAGGGAACTATCTGAATATCAATCAGGTGGATTACATCGTGGAAGGCAGCAATACTCCAATGCCGACTATCGGCTCCAAAGTGCCGACTGATATCGACAGGAGAATGGCGGAAAACATCGTGGAGCATCTGGAGGACGGAGCGACTCTGCAGCTGGGGAACGGAGCGTTCCCGAACTGTGTGGGAAGCCTGATTGTGGACTCGAACCTGAAGGATCTGGGATGTCATACGGAAATGTTCGTAGATGCGTATCTCAAACTCTATGAGGCGGGTAAACTCACCAATATGAAGAAGGGAATCAACCAGGGGAAGATGACATTCACCTTCGCGCAGGGAACTGAGGATCTTTACAAATGGATGGACAACAATCCGATGATGATGTCCGCTCCTGTGGATTATGTCAATAATGTAGATGTCATTGCGTCAAACCACAAAATGACTTCAATCAACAGCTGTCTGCAGATTGATCTGTTCGGGCAGGTGAATTCCGAGTCCTCCGGACTGCAGCACATCGGCGGAACCGGCGGCCAGCTTGACTTTGTGATGGGAGCCTTCCAGTCGGAAGGCGGCAAGAGCTTCCTTTGTACTCCCTCAACACGCACGCTGAAGGACGGGACAGTGGAATCTCTGATCATGCCGACGCTGCCGCAGGGATCCATCGTATCGACACCGAGAAGCGGCGTGCACTATATCGTGACAGAATACGGCGCGGTCAACCTGAAGGGTAAGACTACCTATGAAAGAGCGAAGCTGCTGATTTCCGTCGCTCACCCGGATTTCAGAGCCGAACTGGAGGAAGAGGCGCAGAAGATGGGTATCTGGCCGACGAGCAGCAAGGTGATGAAATAA
- a CDS encoding 3-hydroxyacyl-CoA dehydrogenase family protein — translation MIKKIGVVGAGMMGAEIALCFARSGYETMLNDISLEFAERGKQKIAGVMDKNIRKGRATEEDKQAALDRVHPTGALEDLADCDLIIEAVLEVWDVKKDVHQTLDKLCKGSTIIASNTSSMSISKLASCVGPDRKGQFIGTHFNSPASVMKLVEVIPGLLTEDETAEEVTELLEEIGKVPVRVKDVVGFGLNRIFHCMYGEACRLVEEGVCSVEDVDKICRYGLGHPMGIFALLDITGHDLNLEVDEILFEAYGDRFRPSPQLHRLVDSGRLGRKTGAGFYDYEEK, via the coding sequence ATGATTAAAAAAATAGGTGTAGTCGGAGCCGGTATGATGGGCGCGGAAATCGCACTTTGCTTCGCGAGGAGCGGGTACGAGACCATGCTGAACGACATCAGCCTGGAATTCGCGGAACGCGGAAAACAGAAAATTGCGGGCGTGATGGACAAAAACATCAGAAAAGGCAGAGCGACGGAGGAAGATAAACAGGCAGCTCTGGACAGAGTGCATCCTACCGGAGCGCTGGAGGACCTTGCAGACTGCGATCTGATCATTGAAGCGGTACTGGAGGTCTGGGATGTGAAAAAGGACGTCCATCAGACGCTGGATAAGCTGTGCAAGGGCAGCACGATTATCGCGAGCAACACATCGTCCATGTCGATCAGCAAGCTGGCATCCTGCGTCGGACCGGACAGAAAAGGGCAGTTTATCGGAACTCACTTCAATTCGCCGGCGAGTGTGATGAAACTGGTGGAAGTGATCCCCGGACTTCTGACAGAGGATGAAACGGCAGAGGAGGTTACAGAACTGCTGGAAGAGATCGGCAAGGTGCCGGTCCGGGTGAAGGATGTGGTCGGCTTCGGGCTGAACAGGATTTTTCACTGCATGTACGGCGAGGCATGCCGCCTCGTTGAGGAGGGCGTCTGCTCGGTAGAGGACGTGGACAAAATATGCAGGTATGGTCTGGGACATCCTATGGGAATTTTCGCGCTGCTGGATATCACCGGACATGATCTGAACCTTGAGGTGGATGAAATTCTGTTCGAGGCGTACGGCGACCGCTTCCGCCCGAGTCCGCAGCTCCACCGTCTGGTGGATTCCGGAAGGCTCGGACGGAAGACCGGCGCCGGGTTCTATGACTATGAGGAGAAATAA
- a CDS encoding alpha/beta fold hydrolase: MHLNIDGYEINYTMTGAGEQTLVILQGWGTELTVYDSVAACVSDRYRVVQFDFPGFGKSTEPAEPWSVEDYAQFFIKFMDALQIRRASLLGHSYGGRVIIRLAAKESLPFEIDRIVLVDSAGVLPEKTAKQKWSVRRYKFLKKIVSMKLAQAICPELIEEWRNSQGSADYRNATPIMRQCLVKAVNEDLTPLMPKIRQDTLLIWGDQDDATPLSDAKIMEERIPESGLAVIHGAGHYCFLEQPQVFRRIMQSYFQTEDTDRKQIEENQ, from the coding sequence ATGCATTTAAATATCGATGGCTATGAAATTAATTATACAATGACCGGAGCGGGGGAGCAGACTCTGGTGATCCTGCAGGGCTGGGGCACGGAGCTGACGGTGTATGATTCCGTCGCGGCCTGTGTATCAGACCGGTACCGCGTGGTGCAGTTTGATTTCCCCGGATTCGGAAAGAGTACGGAGCCGGCGGAGCCCTGGTCGGTGGAGGATTACGCTCAGTTTTTCATTAAATTCATGGATGCGCTGCAGATTCGCAGGGCGTCGCTTCTGGGGCATTCCTACGGCGGACGGGTCATCATCCGGCTGGCGGCGAAGGAGAGTCTGCCCTTTGAGATTGACAGAATCGTTCTGGTAGACAGCGCCGGCGTGCTTCCGGAGAAAACGGCGAAGCAGAAATGGAGCGTTCGCCGGTATAAATTCCTGAAGAAAATAGTCAGCATGAAGCTGGCGCAGGCGATCTGTCCGGAGCTCATCGAGGAGTGGCGGAACAGTCAGGGGTCTGCGGATTACCGGAACGCCACGCCGATCATGCGGCAGTGCCTTGTGAAGGCTGTCAACGAGGATCTGACGCCTCTGATGCCGAAAATCCGGCAGGATACGCTGCTGATCTGGGGGGATCAGGACGATGCGACGCCGCTTTCGGACGCGAAAATCATGGAAGAAAGGATTCCGGAATCGGGGCTGGCGGTGATCCACGGAGCGGGCCATTACTGCTTTCTGGAGCAGCCGCAGGTATTCCGGCGGATTATGCAGTCATATTTTCAGACAGAGGATACAGACAGAAAACAGATAGAAGAGAATCAATAG
- a CDS encoding 4-hydroxyphenylacetate 3-hydroxylase family protein: MPLMTGEQYIESLRRLKTRVYMFGEQVGNWVDHPIIRPSINSVAMTYDLAQDPEYADLMTAKSSLTGKTINRFTHLHQSTDDLVRKVKMQRLLGQKTGACFQRCVGMDAFNAVFSTTYELDEARGTKYHENFVKFLEMIQDEDLVVDGAMTDPKGDRGKAPHAQPDKDLFLRIVERRPDGIVVRGAKAHQTGAVNSHWHLIMPTIAMREADADYAVSFACPSDAEGLFMVYGRQSCDTRKLEDPCSVDVGNSRFGGQEALVVFDDVFIPNEYVFMAGEYEFAGMMVERFAGYHRQSYGGCKVGVGDVVIGAAALAAEYNGAEKASHIKDKLIEMTHLNETLFCCGIACSAEGHPTKAGNYQIDLLLANVCKQNVTRFPYEIVRLAEDIAGGLMVTMPSQKDFESELPAGRGGESVGEICRKYFATREDVDVEDRQKVLRLLENLCLGTAAVGYRTESMHGAGSPQAQRIMISRQGNIQGKKDLARAIAGIEKR, from the coding sequence ATGCCGTTAATGACAGGAGAACAATATATAGAAAGTCTGCGCAGACTGAAGACCAGAGTCTACATGTTCGGCGAGCAGGTGGGGAACTGGGTGGATCATCCGATCATCCGCCCGTCCATCAACAGCGTTGCGATGACCTACGATCTGGCGCAGGATCCGGAGTACGCGGACCTGATGACCGCGAAATCCTCCCTGACCGGCAAGACGATCAACCGGTTCACCCATCTGCACCAGAGCACGGACGATCTTGTTCGCAAGGTGAAGATGCAGAGGCTTCTGGGACAAAAGACGGGCGCGTGCTTTCAGCGCTGTGTGGGGATGGACGCGTTCAACGCGGTGTTCTCCACGACCTATGAGCTGGACGAGGCGAGGGGCACAAAGTATCACGAGAACTTTGTGAAGTTCCTGGAGATGATCCAGGACGAGGATCTGGTGGTGGACGGCGCGATGACGGACCCCAAGGGAGACCGGGGTAAAGCGCCCCACGCGCAGCCGGACAAAGATCTGTTTCTGCGGATCGTGGAGCGCCGGCCGGACGGGATTGTGGTGCGCGGAGCCAAAGCGCATCAGACCGGAGCGGTCAATTCCCACTGGCACCTGATCATGCCCACCATCGCCATGCGGGAGGCGGACGCGGATTACGCGGTATCCTTCGCCTGCCCCAGTGATGCGGAGGGGCTGTTCATGGTATACGGCCGCCAGTCCTGCGACACCCGGAAGCTGGAGGATCCCTGCTCCGTCGATGTGGGGAACAGCCGGTTCGGCGGACAGGAGGCGCTGGTGGTCTTCGACGATGTGTTCATTCCCAATGAGTATGTGTTCATGGCCGGGGAATATGAGTTCGCGGGCATGATGGTGGAACGGTTCGCCGGATACCACCGGCAGAGCTACGGCGGCTGCAAGGTGGGCGTCGGAGACGTTGTCATCGGCGCGGCGGCGCTGGCGGCGGAATACAACGGAGCGGAAAAGGCTTCTCACATCAAGGACAAGCTTATCGAGATGACTCATCTGAATGAGACGCTGTTCTGCTGCGGCATCGCCTGCTCGGCTGAAGGGCATCCCACCAAGGCGGGAAACTACCAGATCGATCTGCTGCTGGCGAATGTCTGCAAACAGAATGTGACGCGCTTTCCGTACGAAATCGTCCGTCTGGCGGAGGACATTGCCGGAGGGTTGATGGTAACGATGCCGTCCCAGAAGGATTTTGAATCGGAGCTGCCGGCGGGAAGAGGAGGAGAATCCGTTGGTGAGATCTGCCGGAAGTACTTTGCGACCCGGGAAGATGTGGATGTTGAGGACCGTCAGAAGGTGCTCCGGCTGCTGGAGAACCTGTGTCTGGGAACCGCCGCGGTGGGGTACCGCACAGAATCCATGCACGGTGCGGGATCGCCTCAGGCGCAGCGCATCATGATTTCCCGGCAGGGGAATATTCAGGGAAAGAAAGACCTTGCCAGAGCGATCGCCGGAATAGAAAAAAGATAG
- the rhuM gene encoding RhuM family protein, with protein sequence MITRKGDFPARADISIAKNYLDEDELKILNNLVSGYFDFAEIQAMRHNLMHMSDYVQQLDKVLSSTGEQVQTLSPVEEAYLDTVKTLEKEVNKNKK encoded by the coding sequence ATTATAACCCGGAAAGGGGATTTCCCTGCGAGGGCCGATATTAGCATTGCAAAAAATTATCTGGATGAAGATGAGCTGAAGATACTAAACAATCTGGTTTCCGGATATTTTGATTTCGCAGAAATTCAGGCGATGCGTCATAATCTGATGCACATGAGCGACTATGTACAGCAATTAGATAAAGTACTTAGCAGTACAGGGGAGCAGGTACAGACCCTTTCGCCGGTTGAGGAAGCATATTTGGACACGGTAAAAACACTTGAAAAAGAAGTAAATAAAAACAAGAAATAA
- a CDS encoding enoyl-CoA hydratase/isomerase family protein, which yields MAGVRLTKKDDGILVLSIDRPEALNALNRGIVDEIDEKIDEIEKDSGARCLILHSDKNFAAGADIKAMAECDEEGAKAFAFSPTYNRLAALRIPTVSAIEGYALGGGMELALATDIRIAGEGAKMGFPEVSLGIFPGAGGTIRAPRLIGAAFAKELIFSGEAVTAERALQMGLVNRVVPDDRVFAEAYRLAGKIARRGPVAVRRAKEVIDRGTAMNVESGIELEAAEWAKLFNTRDQKEGMQAFIAKRKPEFENR from the coding sequence ATGGCAGGAGTCAGACTGACGAAAAAAGACGACGGTATCCTGGTTCTCAGCATAGACAGGCCGGAGGCACTTAATGCGTTGAATCGCGGCATCGTAGATGAGATTGACGAGAAAATCGATGAAATAGAAAAGGATTCGGGCGCGCGCTGCCTGATCCTGCACAGCGATAAAAATTTTGCCGCCGGCGCGGACATTAAAGCGATGGCCGAATGTGACGAGGAAGGCGCAAAAGCGTTCGCATTTTCTCCCACATATAACAGGCTGGCAGCCTTGAGGATACCCACTGTTTCCGCAATCGAGGGCTATGCCCTCGGCGGCGGAATGGAACTCGCCCTTGCGACGGATATACGAATCGCCGGCGAAGGTGCGAAAATGGGTTTTCCGGAAGTGTCTCTGGGAATCTTCCCCGGAGCCGGAGGAACCATTCGCGCCCCGAGGCTGATCGGAGCCGCATTCGCTAAGGAACTTATCTTTTCCGGAGAGGCGGTCACAGCCGAAAGGGCGCTGCAGATGGGACTGGTGAACCGCGTAGTGCCGGATGATCGGGTCTTCGCGGAGGCATACCGCCTTGCGGGTAAAATCGCGAGACGGGGGCCTGTTGCGGTCCGGAGGGCTAAGGAGGTAATCGACCGGGGAACCGCTATGAACGTGGAATCCGGAATCGAGCTTGAGGCGGCGGAATGGGCGAAGCTGTTCAATACCCGTGACCAGAAGGAAGGAATGCAGGCGTTTATCGCAAAAAGAAAACCGGAATTTGAGAACCGTTGA
- a CDS encoding acyl-CoA dehydratase activase has product MFLGVDIGSSSSKVAILDGDKNLRAVQIINLGTGTDAPVEARRRALEEAGITEAEIEAAVVTGYGRINYKKADRQITEISCHAKGVTYLAPNARTIVDIGGQDAKVIKLGEDGKVRNFVMNEKCAAGTGRFLEVMARVLGCELGELSDLAEKSTREVAISSVCTVFAESEVISRLASGETTADVARGAHVAISKRVAGLCNRIQYELEIVMTGGVALNGNVVDALSIELGYPVHVVPHCQAAGAIGAALFAYESKRK; this is encoded by the coding sequence ATGTTTTTAGGCGTTGATATAGGGTCCTCATCGTCCAAGGTCGCGATTCTGGATGGTGATAAGAATTTGAGGGCGGTTCAGATTATCAATCTCGGAACCGGAACTGACGCGCCGGTGGAAGCCCGGCGCCGCGCTCTGGAGGAGGCCGGGATCACAGAGGCAGAAATCGAAGCCGCGGTTGTTACGGGCTACGGCCGGATCAACTACAAAAAAGCGGACAGGCAGATTACGGAGATCAGCTGCCATGCGAAGGGCGTCACTTATCTTGCACCGAACGCCAGAACGATTGTGGACATCGGAGGACAGGACGCCAAGGTCATCAAGCTGGGTGAAGACGGCAAGGTCCGGAACTTTGTGATGAATGAAAAATGCGCGGCCGGAACCGGACGTTTCCTGGAGGTGATGGCCCGCGTGCTGGGATGCGAGCTTGGGGAGTTATCCGATCTTGCGGAAAAGTCCACCAGAGAGGTTGCGATCAGCAGCGTCTGCACAGTGTTTGCAGAGAGTGAAGTGATTTCCAGACTGGCGTCGGGAGAGACGACCGCAGATGTGGCGAGAGGCGCGCATGTGGCGATTTCAAAGCGCGTGGCCGGATTGTGCAACCGGATCCAGTATGAGCTGGAAATTGTAATGACCGGAGGGGTCGCGCTGAACGGCAATGTTGTAGACGCTCTTTCTATAGAGCTTGGCTATCCTGTGCATGTGGTGCCTCACTGCCAGGCGGCCGGTGCGATCGGCGCGGCGTTGTTTGCTTATGAATCGAAGAGAAAGTAG
- a CDS encoding 2-hydroxyacyl-CoA dehydratase subunit D: MSEEGKKTSSRLLKEIQDNTYARAWEAKEKGEPVVWATSICPDELLNAMDLATVYPENQAGVIGARKEAMKFIDQAEGVGYGPDTCSYARVNMGYVDLQQSDSQDIPLPDLIFSSTNICYTVQKWYENLSKKLNIPMILFDMPFNHEYEVTDEATAYIRAQLEHAITQLEEFTGRKMDYDKLAHAMEINNETCEWWKKATDMGRFRPSPLDGFKMFNYMALMVANRSFEDSRDCFRLWYEELEQRKAEGKGPWSSAEEQYRIIWDGIACWPHLSTTYKLLKKYGINMVTSTYPQSWYKVYETNDLDGMARSYTGNYANRNLDFGETSMEERIKNFDIDGVLFHTNRSCKLMDFRTYEVQRRILAKTGCPSVVFDGDQTDPRVFSEGQYETRVQALMEMMDKYKEQKRKGEL; this comes from the coding sequence ATGTCTGAGGAAGGTAAGAAAACATCATCCCGGCTGTTGAAGGAAATACAGGATAATACCTATGCCAGAGCCTGGGAAGCAAAAGAAAAAGGCGAACCGGTGGTGTGGGCGACCTCCATCTGTCCTGACGAGCTGCTGAATGCAATGGATCTGGCGACGGTGTATCCGGAGAATCAGGCCGGAGTCATCGGCGCCCGGAAGGAGGCAATGAAATTCATCGATCAGGCGGAGGGCGTCGGATACGGTCCGGACACCTGCTCCTACGCGAGAGTGAACATGGGCTATGTGGATCTGCAGCAGTCGGATTCTCAGGATATTCCGCTTCCCGACCTGATTTTTTCCAGCACAAATATTTGTTACACCGTACAGAAATGGTATGAAAATCTGTCGAAAAAGCTGAATATCCCGATGATTCTCTTCGACATGCCGTTCAACCATGAGTACGAGGTGACCGATGAAGCGACCGCGTACATCCGTGCGCAGCTTGAACATGCGATCACCCAGCTGGAGGAGTTCACCGGACGGAAGATGGATTACGATAAGCTTGCCCACGCGATGGAGATCAACAATGAGACCTGCGAGTGGTGGAAAAAGGCAACGGATATGGGACGTTTCCGCCCGTCGCCGCTGGACGGCTTCAAGATGTTCAACTATATGGCTCTGATGGTGGCGAACCGCAGTTTCGAGGACAGCCGCGACTGCTTCCGTCTCTGGTACGAGGAGCTGGAGCAGAGGAAGGCCGAAGGGAAAGGCCCGTGGAGCAGCGCCGAGGAGCAGTACCGGATCATCTGGGACGGAATCGCCTGCTGGCCGCATCTTTCCACAACCTACAAGCTGCTGAAGAAATACGGCATCAACATGGTGACCTCCACTTATCCCCAGAGCTGGTATAAGGTTTATGAAACTAACGATCTGGACGGCATGGCCAGAAGCTATACCGGAAATTACGCCAACCGCAATCTGGATTTCGGGGAAACGAGTATGGAAGAGCGGATAAAGAATTTCGATATCGACGGCGTTCTGTTCCACACGAATCGCAGCTGTAAGCTGATGGACTTCCGGACCTATGAGGTGCAGCGGCGCATTCTCGCCAAGACAGGATGCCCATCGGTGGTGTTCGACGGCGACCAGACGGATCCCCGGGTCTTTTCCGAGGGCCAGTATGAGACGAGAGTCCAGGCGCTGATGGAGATGATGGACAAGTACAAAGAGCAGAAGAGAAAGGGGGAACTGTAA
- a CDS encoding 2-hydroxyacyl-CoA dehydratase subunit D, with protein sequence MSYRDIIAELTEAGLHPARTIAATQKETGKELVGCVPYHTPDEVIYAAGAVPVGLWGGAPEFKLADRYLQSFCCGLLRAVVEYSLNGTYDCLKAVVVPTFCDSMKCTLENLKLSMPEGIPVFGMSYGQQRKIKAGRDFTISEYKRIRREMEKLLGVVITDEKVEAAFGIYEDYRAAMRRFEREAARHPEIVSSRERMMIIKAGLFMDKALYTKKIEQICQGLEEEPEGTFDGKRVVITGIMAEPPEILEIFDESGLAVVADEMSLGSRLWRAPARNDVDDIYERMAYRYADTEADTFMYEPEKKRGQYMLKLAEQYNADAIVVMMMKFCDPEQYDYPIYKAELEAAGIPFLYMEVDQQTTGFEQLRTRIQSFCEMLM encoded by the coding sequence ATGAGTTACCGGGATATCATAGCGGAGCTGACCGAGGCGGGGCTCCATCCGGCGCGTACGATTGCTGCGACGCAGAAGGAAACAGGAAAAGAACTCGTCGGATGTGTTCCGTATCACACTCCGGATGAAGTGATTTATGCCGCGGGAGCGGTTCCCGTCGGACTCTGGGGCGGAGCTCCCGAATTCAAGCTGGCGGACCGCTACCTTCAGAGCTTCTGCTGCGGTCTGCTGCGGGCGGTTGTGGAATATTCCCTGAACGGGACGTACGACTGCCTGAAAGCGGTTGTGGTTCCGACCTTCTGCGACTCCATGAAATGTACGCTTGAGAACCTGAAGCTTTCAATGCCGGAAGGTATTCCCGTGTTTGGAATGTCCTACGGACAGCAGCGGAAAATCAAGGCGGGGAGAGATTTCACGATCAGCGAGTACAAAAGAATCCGCCGGGAGATGGAAAAACTTCTGGGCGTTGTCATCACCGATGAGAAGGTGGAAGCGGCGTTCGGGATATATGAGGATTATCGTGCGGCGATGAGGCGGTTTGAGCGGGAGGCGGCACGGCATCCGGAAATCGTGTCTTCCCGTGAGAGAATGATGATCATCAAGGCGGGTCTGTTCATGGACAAGGCTTTGTACACAAAGAAAATCGAGCAGATCTGTCAGGGACTGGAGGAAGAGCCGGAGGGAACCTTCGACGGCAAGAGAGTAGTCATTACCGGGATCATGGCAGAGCCGCCGGAAATCTTGGAAATTTTCGATGAAAGCGGACTGGCTGTTGTTGCGGACGAAATGTCGCTGGGCTCCCGACTCTGGAGAGCACCTGCGAGAAACGATGTGGACGACATTTACGAGCGTATGGCGTACCGCTATGCCGATACGGAGGCAGACACGTTCATGTACGAGCCTGAGAAAAAGCGGGGACAGTATATGCTGAAACTGGCCGAGCAGTACAATGCGGACGCGATCGTGGTGATGATGATGAAGTTCTGTGATCCGGAGCAGTATGATTATCCGATCTACAAGGCAGAGCTGGAGGCCGCCGGGATCCCGTTCCTGTATATGGAGGTGGATCAGCAGACGACGGGATTCGAGCAGCTGCGGACACGGATTCAGAGCTTCTGTGAGATGCTGATGTAG